The sequence CGCCACCATTCAGGTGATTCCGCACGTCACCAACGCCATCAAGGACTTCGTGCTCTCGGGCAATGAGGGTTACGATTTCGTGCTGGTGGAGATCGGCGGCACGGTCGGCGATATCGAGGCGATGCCGTTCCTGGAGGCGATCCGCCAGATCGGCAACGAGCTGCCGCGCCGGCACTGCATCTATATCCACCTCACTTTGCTGCCCTTCATCCCCTCCGCCGGCGAACTGAAGACCAAGCCGACGCAGCATTCGGTGAAGGAGCTGCGCTCCATCGGCATCGCGCCGGATATCCTGCTCTGCCGGACCGATCGCGAGATTCCGCGCGAGGAGCGCCGCAAGCTCGGCCTGTTCTGCAATGTGCGGGAAAGCGCGGTGATCGAGGCGCGCGATGCCGACAGCATCTATGCCGTGCCCTCGGCCTATCACGAGGCCGGGCTCGACACGGAAGTGCTGGCGGCCTTCGGTATCGAGCCGGCGCCCGAACCGGACCTGACGCGCTGGAAGAAGGTGGAAGCCGGCATCCGCAACCCGGAAGGGTCGGTCACCATTGCCATTGTCGGCAAGTACACGGGGATGAAGGACGCCTACAAGTCCCTCATCGAAGCGCTGACCCATGGCGGGCTCGCCAACAATATGCGGGTCAATCTCGACTGGATCGAGAGCGAGATTTTCGAGCGCGAGGACCCCGCGCCCTTCCTTGAGCACGTTCACGGCATTCTCGTGCCGGGCGGCTTCGGCCAGCGCGGCGCCGAGGGCAAGATCCGCGCGGCCCAGTTCGCGCGCGAGCGGCGCGTGCCCTATCTCGGCATCTGCTTCGGCATGCAGATGGCGGTGATCGAGGCGACGCGGAACCTGGTCGGGGTGGAGAAGGCGAACTCGACCGAGTTCGGCCCCACCGAGGAGCCGGTGGTCGGCCTGCTCACCGAATGGCTGCGCGGCAATGAGCTGGAAAAGCGCGGCATCGGCAGCGATCTCGGCGGCACGATGCGGCTCGGCGCCTATCCCGCCGCGCTGGCCGAGGGCAGCCGGGTCGCGGAGATTTATGGCGACACGTCGATCTTCGAGCGCCATCGCCACCGCTACGAGGTCAACATGGCCTATCGCGAGCGGCTGGAGGCCTGCGGCATGCTGTTCTCCGGCCTCTCGCCGGACGGGCTGCTGCCGGAGATCATCGAGTATCCCGATCACCCTTGGTTCGTCGGCGTGCAGTTCCATCCCGAACTGAAATCGCGCCCCTTCGAGCCGCACCCGCTCTTCGCTTCCTTCATCGGTGCGGCGGCGGTGCAGAGCCGGCTGTTCTGAGCGCCGGCCGGCGAATCGTGACCCTCAGCCCTGCGCGCCCTGTCGGCCGGCGCGCAGCACCGGTGCCGAGAGGAGCGCGGCGGGAGGGATTCGCCGCCCAAGCCGTCACCTTTCCCAGGCTCGCCCCTCGCCGATAGTCGAGGCTGGTTCACCAGCCGTCGGCGTGCTCTGATGGTGGCCGGGATTCTCGCCCGGCGCCACATGTGCCGGGCAAGCAGGGGAGAAGGTGCTGGTGGAGCGCGGTCTTGATCACGTCGTCCATGTCGTCCGCGACCTTGAGGCGGCGGGCGAACTTTACGACATGCTCGGCTTCACGGTCGGCACCCGCAACCGCCATCCATGGGGCACCGACAACCGCATCGTGCAGCTGCCGGGATTCTTCGTCGAATTGCTTGAGATCGCCGACGCCGAGAAGATCCCGCCACAGGACGCGACCCGCTTTTCATTCGGCGCCTTCAACCGCGATTTCCTCGCCGAGGTCGGCCCCGGCCTTTCCATGCTGGTGCTGGAAGGGCGGGACGGCGCGATCGACAAGTTGGAATTCGACACGGCCGGGATCGGCGGCATCGACCTGTTCAGCTTCGAGCGGGAGGGCAAGCGGCTCGACGGCGTGGGCGTCAAGGTTGCGTTCAACCTCGCCTATGCGCGCGATCCGGCCTCGCCGCATGCCGGCTTCTTCACCTGCCAGCAGCTCTTCCCGGAGAATTTCTGGTCCGTGGATTTGCAGCGGCACATGAATGGCGCGCACAGCGTGGTGGGGGTGGTGATGACGGCCGGCGATCCTGCGGCCCATACCGGCTTTCTCGCCAGTTTCGCCGGCATGGATGCACGGCGGGCGGTCGAGGGCTGGTACATCCTCAAGACCCCGCGCGGCGATATCGACGTGATGAGCGACGCGCTGTTCACCGAGCGCTTCGGGGTGCCGGCGCCGTCCGGGCCGGGGCTGCGCCTGGCCGCCGTGCGCTTCGGGGTCGCGGATATGGACAGGCTGCGCCGGCGGGTGTCGTCGTCGCGCATGTCGGTGGAGGATATTGAAGGCGTGGTCGTCGTCGGCCCGAAAGCGGCGCTGGGAGCGACGCTGGTGTTCGAAGCGGCAGCCTGAACCGACCCGTTCCTCAGACGAAAAGCAAAAGCCCCGGAATCGCGTCCGGGGCTTTCTTTATGCGCGAGGCAAGGAGGGCGGGCCCTCCAGCGGTCTCAGCCGATCTCTTCCGGCACGGCCTGCGGCTGGGTCGAGCGGCCCGGCAGCAGCGCCACAGCGCGGCCGCGCAGGGCGCGCCAGGTGGCGAAGGAGTTGAGCGTCGAACCTTCCAGCCAGCCAATGCCGGCGGCCGCCAGGAAGGGCAGGCTCTGGATCGCCAGCGCCAGGGCGAACAGATCGACTTCCACCACGGCGTGCCAGTTGGTCAGCCGCAAGCCGATCGCGGCGATCATCAGCCCGGCGCCGATGATCGCTTCCGGCAGCGCCGGGAAGGCGCGGGCGGCGTCCGCCAGCCAGGAGCCCTTGGCGGTGCGGGCGAAGGCGAGGTCCTTGTAGCGGAAGCTGTCATAGACCGCCTTGGCCACGGTGAACTGCACCGCCATCGCCGCAAACGCCGCGCCGATCATGCGCACCGGCGTCGTGGCGACGCGCAGGCGGTAGAGCGCAATGAAGTGCAGCAGGTAGATGCCGAAGCAGAACACGATCGGGATGGTGAGAATGCGCTGCGGCACAGCGATGCCGAGGCCGAGCACGAAGGGCACCCAGAGCAGCGACAGGATGGCCACCAGCGCACCGACGCTTTCCGAGCCGAGCCAGCTCATCCAGCCGATGCTGAACTCGCGGCGCTGCGCCGGGGTGAGGCGTGTGCCGGCATTGGGCAGCATGCGGCGCCAGTGCTTCTTGATGATCTGCATGCCGCCATAAGCCCAGCGGTGGCGCTGCTTCTTGAACGAGGCGAAGTCGTCCGGCAGCAGGCCCCAGCCATAGCGCTCATTGGTGTAATGGCTCTTCCAGCCGCGCTCGACGATGGCGAGGCCGAGATCGGTGTCCTCGCAGATCGTGTCGCTCGACCAGTCGCCAGCCTCGACCATGGCGGCGCGGCGCATCAGGCACATGGTGCCGTGCACGACGATGGCGTCGTGCTCGTTGCGCTGAACCATGCCGATGTCGAAGAAGCCGGCATATTCGGTGTTCATCGCCTCGTGCAGCAGGCTACGGTCGGCGTCGCGGTGGTCCTGCGGCGCCTGCACGATGCCGACGGTCGGGTCCTCGAAGGTCGGCACGAGGTTCATCAGCCAGTTCGGATCGACGACATAGTCGGCGTCGATGATGCCGATAATCTCGGCGTCCGGCGCGGTCTGCAGCATGGCCTCGCGCAGCGCACCGGCCTTGAAGCCCGCCACCTTGGGCAGGTTGATGAACTTGAAGCGCTCACCCAGTTCGCGGCAATGGGCTTCGATCGGTTCCCAGAAGGCCGGGTCGGGCGTGTTGTTGATGATGACCAGGCATTCGAAGTTCGGCCAGTTCAGCCGGGCGACGCTGTCGAGCGTCTGCTTCAGCATCTCCGGCGGCTCCTTATAGGCCGGGATGTGGATCGATACCTTGGGCGTGCGCGAGGGCGCGGACGCGTTCTCCTTGCGCAGCAGCCGGCGCGGGGTGCGGCCGAAGGCGATGGTGGAGAGTTCCTCCACCCGGTAGAGCATGACGATGACGAGCGGCACCAGCAGCACGAGGCTGACGACCATGGTCACCATGTTGCCGCCCACGACATAATGCGTCAGCCAGTGGTCGGTGACGGTCGCCACCCAGGCGCCGGCAAGGTTCGCCGCGCCGACCATGACCAGCGCCTGCGGCAGGGTGAGGCGGGCGAAGCGGAACACCGGCAGCGAGAAGGCGATGCCGAGCAGCAGGGCGATGGCGGCGGTGGCGTTGTAGGTCGAGGGGGTGATCGGGCCGGCCATCGGGAACTTGGCGACGCGGTTGGCGTCGAGAATGCCCCAGTACTGGCCGACGCTGCCCTCGAAGCTCTTCCACGGCGCGTCGAACGCTTCGATGAGGTTGTACTCGATGCCGAGCGCATCGGCGCGGGCGGCGAAGGTGCGGATGATCTGCGCCTGTTCGACCTCGCCGGGGATCGCGCTGTCGCGATTATAGCCCTGGCTCGGCCAGCCGAACTCGGCGATGACGATGCGCTTGCCGGGATAGGTGGCGCGCAGGCGGTCATAGATGGCGATGGTGTGGTCGACCACCTGCTCCGGCGTCACGCCTTCCCAATAGGGCAGCATGTGAGCGGCGATGTAGTCGACGGCGGACACCAGCTCGGGATGGTCGAGCCAGACGTCCCATGTTTCGCCTGTCGTGACCGGCACGTTGGTCTCGCGCTTCACCCGACGGATCGTCTCGATCAGCTGCTCGGGCGTGCGTTCGGCGCGCAGGATCGACTCGTTGCCGACCACGATGCCGACGACGTTCGAATTCTTCTTCGCGACCTCGATGGCGTTGGTG comes from Ancylobacter polymorphus and encodes:
- a CDS encoding VOC family protein, coding for MERGLDHVVHVVRDLEAAGELYDMLGFTVGTRNRHPWGTDNRIVQLPGFFVELLEIADAEKIPPQDATRFSFGAFNRDFLAEVGPGLSMLVLEGRDGAIDKLEFDTAGIGGIDLFSFEREGKRLDGVGVKVAFNLAYARDPASPHAGFFTCQQLFPENFWSVDLQRHMNGAHSVVGVVMTAGDPAAHTGFLASFAGMDARRAVEGWYILKTPRGDIDVMSDALFTERFGVPAPSGPGLRLAAVRFGVADMDRLRRRVSSSRMSVEDIEGVVVVGPKAALGATLVFEAAA
- a CDS encoding CTP synthase produces the protein MARYIFITGGVVSSLGKGLASAALGALLQARGYKTRLRKLDPYLNVDPGTMSPYQHGEVFVTDDGAETDLDLGHYERFTGRPATKQDNITTGRIYQDILTKERRGDYLGATIQVIPHVTNAIKDFVLSGNEGYDFVLVEIGGTVGDIEAMPFLEAIRQIGNELPRRHCIYIHLTLLPFIPSAGELKTKPTQHSVKELRSIGIAPDILLCRTDREIPREERRKLGLFCNVRESAVIEARDADSIYAVPSAYHEAGLDTEVLAAFGIEPAPEPDLTRWKKVEAGIRNPEGSVTIAIVGKYTGMKDAYKSLIEALTHGGLANNMRVNLDWIESEIFEREDPAPFLEHVHGILVPGGFGQRGAEGKIRAAQFARERRVPYLGICFGMQMAVIEATRNLVGVEKANSTEFGPTEEPVVGLLTEWLRGNELEKRGIGSDLGGTMRLGAYPAALAEGSRVAEIYGDTSIFERHRHRYEVNMAYRERLEACGMLFSGLSPDGLLPEIIEYPDHPWFVGVQFHPELKSRPFEPHPLFASFIGAAAVQSRLF
- a CDS encoding glycosyltransferase, producing MSFAPYGRDANPDKGEPTTEAQIRADVEAVAPYTRGVRTYASTGNLDLVAKIAAEKGLKTTVGAWLDEDEARNEREITNAIEVAKKNSNVVGIVVGNESILRAERTPEQLIETIRRVKRETNVPVTTGETWDVWLDHPELVSAVDYIAAHMLPYWEGVTPEQVVDHTIAIYDRLRATYPGKRIVIAEFGWPSQGYNRDSAIPGEVEQAQIIRTFAARADALGIEYNLIEAFDAPWKSFEGSVGQYWGILDANRVAKFPMAGPITPSTYNATAAIALLLGIAFSLPVFRFARLTLPQALVMVGAANLAGAWVATVTDHWLTHYVVGGNMVTMVVSLVLLVPLVIVMLYRVEELSTIAFGRTPRRLLRKENASAPSRTPKVSIHIPAYKEPPEMLKQTLDSVARLNWPNFECLVIINNTPDPAFWEPIEAHCRELGERFKFINLPKVAGFKAGALREAMLQTAPDAEIIGIIDADYVVDPNWLMNLVPTFEDPTVGIVQAPQDHRDADRSLLHEAMNTEYAGFFDIGMVQRNEHDAIVVHGTMCLMRRAAMVEAGDWSSDTICEDTDLGLAIVERGWKSHYTNERYGWGLLPDDFASFKKQRHRWAYGGMQIIKKHWRRMLPNAGTRLTPAQRREFSIGWMSWLGSESVGALVAILSLLWVPFVLGLGIAVPQRILTIPIVFCFGIYLLHFIALYRLRVATTPVRMIGAAFAAMAVQFTVAKAVYDSFRYKDLAFARTAKGSWLADAARAFPALPEAIIGAGLMIAAIGLRLTNWHAVVEVDLFALALAIQSLPFLAAAGIGWLEGSTLNSFATWRALRGRAVALLPGRSTQPQAVPEEIG